CATCTTGCGCTGAAGCCGTTCCTGGTCCACCTGTGGCACATTCCAATTGTGGTAGGTGCCCTGGCCATCCCAATTGAACAGGTCCTGCATCATCGGCATGTTGCCGCGGTTGCTCCAGCCAAAGTTGTCGATCTCGTCAACTTCCAACGAAACTTTCTGCCGATTCTTGTCGCGCACGATCGTCAATTCCACCTGCTCGCCGCGGTCCTTGCCACGCAATTCGGCCGAAACATCGCCGGGGGATTCAACCGCTTCGTTGTTCACCGCCACCACAACGTCGCCAACCTTGAGCCCGGCCTTCTCCGCGGGTGTGTCTTTGATAACTTCGGTAATCAACGCGCCCTTGCCATCGGCGACGCCGAAATACTCGCCCAGATCGCCCGACAGGGACTGCATCGAGACGCCGATACCGGTCGTCTTGAAATTATCCAGAAAGCGGAAGGCGCGCGGAGCCCAGTCATCAGCATCGCCACCGTCATCCTCACCACCAA
This is a stretch of genomic DNA from Candidatus Zixiibacteriota bacterium. It encodes these proteins:
- a CDS encoding PDZ domain-containing protein; protein product: MVSRQHLWIATVVLFLAMLAVSPVHAAQRPWIGVYMQDVTASLVEAFDLKTDHGVLINDIAEDSPAEKAGLKPKDIILAWNDATVKDSDQLSELVRASSAGDKATLTIDRGGNTMTLAIEIGERREPSISSYFGGEDDGGDADDWAPRAFRFLDNFKTTGIGVSMQSLSGDLGEYFGVADGKGALITEVIKDTPAEKAGLKVGDVVVAVNNEAVESPGDVSAELRGKDRGEQVELTIVRDKNRQKVSLEVDEIDNFGWSNRGNMPMMQDLFNWDGQGTYHNWNVPQVDQERLQRKMEEMRKRLEEVQKKLETLEKKMQ